The following coding sequences are from one Kogia breviceps isolate mKogBre1 chromosome X, mKogBre1 haplotype 1, whole genome shotgun sequence window:
- the SMIM10L2A gene encoding small integral membrane protein 10-like protein 2A, with translation MAASAALSAAAAAAALSGLAVRLSRSAAARGSYGAFCKGLTRTLITFFDLAWRLRVNFPYFYIVASVMLNVRLQVRIE, from the coding sequence ATGGCGGCGTCGGCGGCCCTgtctgcggcggcggcggcggcggccctgTCGGGCCTGGCGGTGCGGCTGTCTCGCTCGGCCGCGGCCCGAGGCTCATACGGCGCCTTCTGCAAAGGGCTCACACGCACGCTGATCACCTTCTTCGACCTGGCCTGGCGGCTGCGCGTGAACTTCCCCTACTTCTACATCGTGGCCTCGGTGATGCTCAACGTGCGCCTGCAGGTGCGGATCGAGTGA